The Phaseolus vulgaris cultivar G19833 chromosome 10, P. vulgaris v2.0, whole genome shotgun sequence DNA window acctttttcaaatatttatacaAATGATCGAGCATATTCCCATTATGTTTTGTTTGAGCATTGAGTTGACTCACTTCCCTGCTACAGTGGgttattattagatattatatcTTATTTGGCCTGTCTCTAGTTCagttataaataataatctatTGCCTGCTTTCTGTGATACTGCAGGCAAGCACGTGGTGGGAAGAAAATTTTGATTCAGAAGTATCTTCTGCATGGCGGACTTGAGTAGTGCAGTGTTAGCAGAGATTGTGTGTGTCGGCATATAGTGGGCAATGGATGTACTCATATATTCAAGGAAGATGGAACAGcccaatatttatttttcatcagTAATCCTTAGTGTTTGATCGGAACGCTTCATCACAAGTACACAGATAATTTGACTTGCTTGGTATAGGAGACAAGAAAAATGGACATGAGTCTTATTGACGTATTTTATTGAGTCTTAAGCTGCTTGAAAATACTAAATATGATTAATGATTGTGAGAAGTAATACTCCACGCACAGTATAATCATTTAAACTTTTTGTACACTGTTAATAGAAAGCATATTTTGCGTATGCTCATAGgtaaatattttgatattaatAGACATAACACGACAGCTGATACTAGCAAGCCTGCAGACGTGTGCAAAATGGCGTGCAATTAGATTATAGCTAAAAAACACCAGTAGAAATTAAACAAACCTAGACTCATGTTCTAGGTTACCCAAATCAAAATTTGTCAAACCATATAAGCTAACACCGTCAGTGATATCAGCTGATGAATGCATATCTTGCAAGTCAGGTGAAGGAGGATCAGTGTTCACCAAAATCACTGAAGTCAGGTTCTGGGGGCTTTTGGAGTTTGATCATGTCCTTGGAACTTGAACCACGAAGCCTGTGACCACGAAGTGCATTTGCTGCAAAGCGAGATGCATAGACGGTTGTACCAAGTCCAAGGGTAGATGAGGAAAAAGCAGCAGGTTCAGGACGCTTTACCAAGGCTCTTGCAGAATCATCACTGTTGTCATAATCAGAGTCATATAATTCTTCTTCCTCCCTCCTCCGCTGTTCTGCTATCTTCCTCCTGCAATGCCGCCTCCATGCAGCTTGAATGTAGATAGCAGCCCATGTTCTCCACTGCTGTGAATAGAAACGGAAGGTGTGCTGAACCTGTCTACTGTGGATGTGCCTAAACTGGGAAGCAACAAACTTCAACTCCTCTGCTTCCAAAGCAAATGCCTCCACCTCATTCATAGCCTTCACCGTCCTTGTTGATGATGGCAAGTTAGCTGCAGATTTGGGGTCCAATGCCCACGTTAGTAGCTCTTCTCCACAGAAGTCAGCTTCCTTCAGAAGACCTCTGTTGAAAAACCCACTTCTTCCACCATCTGTGGTGACACTCTCTAGACGCCCACGTATGATGAAGTGCATCTCATTAACTGGGTCCCCTTCCCTCACTATGTAAGTTCCCTCTGTATATAAACTAGGCTTCAATCGCTCACATATAGCATCAAGCAAACGTTCATCCATGTTGGCAAAGAGAGGAACCTGAATGAAAATACACGGCGTCATATTCACAAGACTTATCAGCACACGAAGACTTATATCTCAAAGCACAGCTATTATACTCAGTACTCACTCACCCTTCTGACTAAATTCAAACAAAGATGCCGTTTGATATCTCTCCTGAGATCTTTTGGAAGACTCTGAACTAAGCTCTCTTCATCTACTCCACGGGTGTTCAGCCACTTGTATTGGTCATAGCGTCTCACTCTTTCCCTTAGCTCTGGAGGAAGTAAACGATGATGCATCCATTGCTCAGAGTCACGTCTTTTGATCCTCATTTCCTCAAGACGAACTGACATTGATTGAAGGTACGTCTGTCCAGTTGCATGATAGCAGAAAGATTAGAATCCTGGTAGTAACTGACTCTAagtcttttattaatttaagaCATCGATAATCTTCATTGACATATAAATACCTATAGTGCAAACTTTTTGTTTACCTGCATGTTTCCAATCAGAAGAGCAAAAAGGATAAGCCCCATAATAGCTATTACTATGGAAAACATAACCTCTCCAGGGTATGTACTGGTTAGAAGCCCCTGACCAAGTGTACTGTGGAACGCAAAACAGAAGGTGCTTTTTaggcttggaaaatttggaaaCTATAGCAATTTCATGTTATTCAAATGCACAGTGCTAGGTGTAggcataaattaaaaaataagaatatgaTTCTTCACCAACTTATCAAACGTATGTATTAACAACTGCAATTGTTGAGATTCTATACCTCAAGTTTTGAAGGCCCCACCATAAACAGTAGCAGAATTTAGGAAAAACTTCTATGGAAGCAACAATATCAGACTCTATAGCTTGAGAGAAGATTCCATAGCTAAATTCTGAGGAACCATCCTCCACATAGCAACGACTTTTCAGAACACCTTCGCTGACATTTCTCCAACTATCATACCCTGGCATATGCTTGTTCGAATTCGCACAGTACAAGAAATGTGTATTGCACCTTTCTACTTCTTTACAAGCATTCTTCCAGCAGGTGTCATTACGTTCAATGGCTAGTAAGTACCAGCAAGAGCCAGTTATCTGTGACATTGGAGAGTTGTCAGAAGAATGAACTTTCTActtcataaattaataaattttcttcaaaaataaattgattagCCTGTGAACTAGGAAAGAAGGATTGTTTTATAACATGCACTTACATGACTAGCAAGCATATACCAGATCAAATAGTACATGGCCCCGAGCAATGCGTTCTCAGAAAAAACACCAGCTGTCTTTTTAACTTCTGAAGCTAAAGGTAGAAAACGTATAAACCTTGGAAAATATTGCAGGATCACAATTCTCAACAGTAACGTTTTTGTTTCCAATACCTCTACACGTCCTGATCTGTAAAGATATTTCCACACTACAATCTGCACCAAACATGCAGACAATAACTGAACCTCATGCACAAAAAATTTCCAAATATAACAACTTCATTCATAATTTACATCATTCTGTTTGTTAATATTCAGTAATGCAAGGTTCTTTCTCAAACCTGTGGTATAGGGAGCACAGAAATGAAGTCAACGATGAAGTAACGTCGTAAATATCTCTTGGCTATCTTTGTAGGATCTATGACAAGTTCACCTCGTCCAAATACCCGAGATGAAGGAGCAATGTAAGCAGTTCGGAACTGAAAACTTATGCGGATGAGATAAATGGCATCGCATATTG harbors:
- the LOC137818358 gene encoding putative cyclic nucleotide-gated ion channel 7, producing the protein MFDSGYKSQYIGGQKEKFVRLDDLDSNLSMPASSSGMKRLRFSLDSLPLPGRGRKKASKSFRQGVKKGSDGLKTFGRSLKTGVTTWAVFPEDLKVSEKKVFDPQDKTLLYWNKFFEILCIFSVACDPFFFYLPYFNHKSFCLAIDNELASFAVTMRTICDAIYLIRISFQFRTAYIAPSSRVFGRGELVIDPTKIAKRYLRRYFIVDFISVLPIPQIVVWKYLYRSGRVEVLETKTLLLRIVILQYFPRFIRFLPLASEVKKTAGVFSENALLGAMYYLIWYMLASHITGSCWYLLAIERNDTCWKNACKEVERCNTHFLYCANSNKHMPGYDSWRNVSEGVLKSRCYVEDGSSEFSYGIFSQAIESDIVASIEVFPKFCYCLWWGLQNLSTLGQGLLTSTYPGEVMFSIVIAIMGLILFALLIGNMQTYLQSMSVRLEEMRIKRRDSEQWMHHRLLPPELRERVRRYDQYKWLNTRGVDEESLVQSLPKDLRRDIKRHLCLNLVRRVPLFANMDERLLDAICERLKPSLYTEGTYIVREGDPVNEMHFIIRGRLESVTTDGGRSGFFNRGLLKEADFCGEELLTWALDPKSAANLPSSTRTVKAMNEVEAFALEAEELKFVASQFRHIHSRQVQHTFRFYSQQWRTWAAIYIQAAWRRHCRRKIAEQRRREEEELYDSDYDNSDDSARALVKRPEPAAFSSSTLGLGTTVYASRFAANALRGHRLRGSSSKDMIKLQKPPEPDFSDFGEH